The following proteins come from a genomic window of Acuticoccus sediminis:
- a CDS encoding aspartate dehydrogenase, whose amino-acid sequence MSSFEGPLLLPPSTSTPGAPIRLAVASLGAIGMAVVEAVQSGRLPGFTIAAVSARDIEAARARLAPVAPDVPVVPIAELEPLADIVVECAPAALFGEIVGPFVANGKKAVVLSIGALLTHGDLIELAGRTGGQIIAPSGALLALDAVTAAAEGTIHSIKMITRKPVKGLLGAPYLEENGIDIAAATEPVKVFSGTAREAAKGFPANLNVGAALALAGVGPDATTIEIWADPALTRNTHRIEVDADSASFSMAIENIPSENPKTGRITALSVLAALRKMTAPLRVGT is encoded by the coding sequence ATGAGTTCATTCGAGGGGCCGCTTCTCTTGCCGCCATCAACGTCCACCCCCGGCGCGCCCATCCGCCTCGCCGTCGCCAGCCTCGGGGCCATCGGCATGGCCGTCGTCGAGGCGGTGCAGTCGGGTCGCCTGCCGGGCTTCACCATCGCCGCCGTGTCCGCCCGCGACATCGAGGCCGCGAGGGCGCGCCTCGCGCCCGTCGCGCCGGACGTGCCGGTCGTTCCCATCGCCGAGCTTGAGCCCCTGGCGGACATCGTCGTCGAGTGCGCCCCGGCGGCGCTCTTCGGCGAGATCGTCGGGCCGTTCGTCGCGAACGGGAAGAAGGCCGTCGTCCTCTCCATCGGCGCGCTCCTCACGCACGGCGATCTCATCGAACTCGCCGGCCGCACCGGCGGGCAGATCATCGCCCCCTCCGGCGCGCTCCTGGCGCTCGACGCGGTGACGGCCGCCGCCGAGGGCACGATCCACTCCATCAAGATGATCACCCGCAAGCCCGTGAAGGGCCTCCTCGGCGCGCCGTACCTCGAAGAGAACGGCATCGACATCGCCGCCGCGACGGAGCCGGTGAAGGTGTTCAGCGGCACCGCGCGCGAGGCGGCGAAGGGCTTCCCGGCCAACCTCAACGTCGGCGCCGCGCTGGCGCTCGCGGGCGTCGGTCCGGACGCCACCACCATCGAGATCTGGGCCGACCCCGCGCTGACCCGCAACACGCATCGCATCGAGGTCGACGCCGACAGCGCCAGCTTCTCGATGGCGATCGAGAACATCCCCAGCGAGAACCCCAAGACCGGACGCATCACGGCGCTCTCCGTGCTCGCCGCGCTCCGCAAGATGACCGCCCCGCTGCGCGTCGGCACCTGA
- a CDS encoding ABC transporter substrate-binding protein, with protein MDFPHLPMPIVRGFVAGALALAAAAPAAAETVSMTVEASAIPAFVAKDRGLFGDLDVEVSKVGYDQVQALLVAGDTDVAWISPIETVQFVAEGSDFRYFSTAGAQNMYNGIVVRADEAGEYPNVMSLEGKRLGIPGFGTGTWAAFRAFAKAYYGVDDPTTVFDVVTASSGALLALVERGQVDAALLFSGSSAAARSLPQFKTIFSFTEAMQESAGEPLVINGAVATATWLEENPETAARIVAGLDAATRWIQENPDAFAEGGEYADLARDAGWLAGPETAETVLTLIKEGKWYLTSDAYTDDWIGAIYDLLEKGEFVETLPARDDAFLAPGSLPAAE; from the coding sequence ATGGACTTCCCCCACCTTCCGATGCCCATCGTCCGCGGGTTCGTCGCCGGTGCCCTGGCGCTGGCCGCGGCCGCGCCGGCCGCCGCAGAGACGGTGTCGATGACCGTCGAGGCGAGCGCCATCCCGGCTTTCGTCGCCAAGGACCGCGGCCTCTTCGGCGACCTCGACGTCGAGGTCTCCAAGGTCGGCTACGACCAGGTGCAGGCCCTCCTCGTCGCCGGCGACACCGACGTCGCCTGGATCTCGCCGATCGAGACGGTGCAGTTCGTCGCCGAAGGGTCGGACTTCCGCTACTTCTCCACCGCCGGCGCGCAGAACATGTACAACGGCATCGTGGTGCGCGCCGACGAGGCGGGCGAGTACCCGAACGTCATGAGCCTGGAAGGCAAGCGCCTCGGCATCCCGGGCTTCGGCACCGGCACCTGGGCCGCCTTCCGCGCCTTCGCCAAGGCCTACTACGGCGTCGACGACCCGACGACCGTGTTCGACGTCGTCACCGCCTCGTCCGGCGCGCTGCTGGCGCTGGTGGAGCGCGGCCAGGTCGACGCGGCGCTCCTCTTCTCGGGCTCCTCGGCCGCCGCGCGGTCGCTGCCGCAGTTCAAGACCATCTTCTCCTTCACCGAGGCGATGCAGGAGAGCGCGGGCGAGCCGCTCGTCATCAACGGCGCCGTCGCGACCGCCACGTGGCTGGAGGAGAACCCCGAGACGGCGGCCCGGATCGTCGCCGGCCTCGACGCCGCGACGCGGTGGATCCAGGAGAACCCGGACGCCTTCGCCGAGGGCGGCGAGTACGCGGACCTCGCCCGCGACGCCGGCTGGCTCGCAGGCCCGGAGACCGCCGAGACGGTCCTCACCCTCATCAAGGAGGGCAAGTGGTACCTGACGTCCGACGCCTACACCGACGACTGGATCGGCGCGATCTACGACCTTCTGGAGAAGGGCGAGTTCGTCGAGACCCTGCCGGCGCGTGACGACGCCTTCCTCGCCCCCGGCTCGCTGCCGGCCGCCGAATAA